Sequence from the Fragaria vesca subsp. vesca linkage group LG4, FraVesHawaii_1.0, whole genome shotgun sequence genome:
ACAAGTATAACACTCTTTTGGTGAAAAATTTCATCGATATTGTTTGTTAATTTTGTTGAAGGTGGCAAAGGATCCTAGTGGGAAAGAGATCAATGCACTGGCACAGCACATCCGAAACCTGCTGAAACCATCAACTCCATTGTTCTTCAACACACTCTATGATCCATTTGCTGAAGGAGCTGACTTTGTTCGTGGCTACCCATTTAGCTTGCGAGAAGGCGTGCCTACTGCTATTTCTCATGGTCTTTGGCTCAACATTCCTGACTACGATGCCCCAACTCAGCTTGTCAAGCCTCGTGAGCGCAACACCAGGTTATCCCAGTTTCCATTTCCATTTCAGATATAGATACTAATTAACTTGTTCACCAAATGATATGGAATTGTTTCATCTATTCAAAGTTGGAACACTCTTACAATAAGTTGCTAACTTGTTCACCAAATAAGTTGTTGTCGTTACAAAATAACAAATCATTTTGTGAACAAATTGATGTGTATGAAGATGGCAATAGTTGTTGTGAAAATAATTGAGGATTGAGTTTCTTTAGTTCAAGCAGGTATGTTGATGCGGTGATGACAATCCCCAAGGGCACCCTTTTCCCAATGTGTGGGATGAATCTGGCTTTTGATAGGGAGCTGATAGGCCCAGCTATGTACTTTGGGCTCATGGGTGATGGCCAGCCCATTGGCAGATATGATGATATGTGGGCTGGCTGGTGTGCCAAGGTAATTAGCTTAAAAAAAAAATGACATATTCTGTTTTCATTTCTCTTAAAAAATGGCAACAGAAAATCATACCTATTATCATTTGGATTTTCATACCTGAAATACTTTCAAATTGAACACATACTCAGATTGATTTAACATCATTCTCAAGAATGTATATGAGTTGATATCATCGAAGTGAGTTTCACATGTATGTTACAAGAGAGATTATATAACCGACAAATACAATAATGATCGTTTTTTTTTTTCTTCTATATATCCATGATCCACCAACATGACAACTTTTGCTATGTGGTCTATTCAGGTGATATGTGACCATTTGGGGATAGGGGTTAAGACAGGACTGCCATACATATGGCATAGCAAGGCAAGCAACCCATTTGTGAACCTGAAGAAAGAGTACAAAGGCATTTACTGGCAGGAAGATATTATCCCATTTTTCCAGTCCATTGTTCTCCCGAAGGAGTGCAAAACTGTTCAAGAATGCTACATTGTGCTTGCCAAAAGTGTCAAGGAAAAACTTGGCCCAATTGATCCTTACTTTCAGAAACTTGGGGATGCCATGGTCACTTGGATTGAAGCCTGGAATGAGCTTAACCCACCACCACAGACAGCTGCTCAGACTCACCCAAATGCTGTTAAGAAAAACTAATCAGTACAAGTACTTCATTATGAACTTTTGCTTCCAACAAAGATGTCCAAGCCTAAAAAGTTTTATGAGTTATTATGAATTCCATATTTCCTTATCAGTAAACTCTTTAGTGAACTTCATTGAAGAATAAATTGAAAAGTGCGCACTCGGTTTTCTACCCGAATCTTAGAAACTGCTGCTTGACACTAACAGATCGAACAACAAAAGAGTCATCTGGTAACTTGAAATATGACTATATCATCAAATAAGAAATCTTTACCTTACTACTTTTAACTCGGAGCAATGCCATTCACTTTAGATTTGCCCAGAATTGTCATATACCAAGCAGTTTCGACTTTCCATATCATCATTTTCATCGCACATATGAACTTCTACTTAATTAGTCACACAAGATGAGTGTGGAAGCGTGAAGTCAAGGATTTGGTGAAAAGAATACGTTCAATTTCATAATAATAGTAGGAACAAGAAAGTCATATTACCTTTTGTTTCCTAATTAATGATCCTTGTACCAAACTAGATTTCCTACTCAAATTATGAAAAGGCGCCTATGATCCGTGCCGACATAGCTAGCCTTCCTCTACTAGTGTGACTTTCTTCGTCTACAGAAAGCTCAAGTCAGTCTTTCTCTGTAGTTAGTGAAGTATGGAAGTTGGCCACTAAAAGCCGCCCAAAAATTTCTACGAAGTCCACTTCAACAAGCTAGATGCATTAACCTCGTTTGTCTTTCCTTAATTCACAATAAATACTAGTTAACTCTGATCACAATTCATCTCCTTCTCATCAAATGGAGCACAACCAAATACGTATCTTTGGTTTATCACCATCGTCAGCTTCTCCTAATTTCTCATCGAGCGCTGCTTCAAGTATTCCTCAATTATTTCCTCATGTTCATAGTAGCAATGCAGTTCCTATGGATATATGCGGAACCTCCTACAGTTCAGTAAACAAATTGAAATCGGGAAGGAAACACTACGGTGACGAGGAGACCAAGAAACACAAAATTGCATTTCAAACAAGGAGCCAAGTTGATGTACTTGATGATGGATATCGGTGGCGAAAATATGGGCAAAAAACGGTTAAGAACAATAACTTTCCCAGGTTAGTCTCTTCTAGT
This genomic interval carries:
- the LOC101297720 gene encoding probable WRKY transcription factor 75-like produces the protein MEHNQIRIFGLSPSSASPNFSSSAASSIPQLFPHVHSSNAVPMDICGTSYSSVNKLKSGRKHYGDEETKKHKIAFQTRSQVDVLDDGYRWRKYGQKTVKNNNFPRSYYKCTNQGCNVKKQVQRLSRDEEIVLTTYEGIHIHPTENSDETFEQIINQIRT
- the LOC101295043 gene encoding UDP-arabinopyranose mutase 1-like; translated protein: MVADLKDELDIVIPTIRNLDFLEQWRPFFQPYHLIIVQDGDPSNAIRVPNGFDYELYNRDHVNKVLGPKASCISFKDSACRCFGFLVSKKKYIFTIDDDCFVAKDPSGKEINALAQHIRNLLKPSTPLFFNTLYDPFAEGADFVRGYPFSLREGVPTAISHGLWLNIPDYDAPTQLVKPRERNTRYVDAVMTIPKGTLFPMCGMNLAFDRELIGPAMYFGLMGDGQPIGRYDDMWAGWCAKVICDHLGIGVKTGLPYIWHSKASNPFVNLKKEYKGIYWQEDIIPFFQSIVLPKECKTVQECYIVLAKSVKEKLGPIDPYFQKLGDAMVTWIEAWNELNPPPQTAAQTHPNAVKKN